From the Pseudomonas baltica genome, one window contains:
- a CDS encoding IS3 family transposase (programmed frameshift), translating to MPFYSEERKAALLKMMLPPLSLSASEVARREGCSDMSLHNWRKQAASKGTQLSDTKQPSESWSAESKMAIIMETAALSELEMGEYCRRKGIYPEQITDWRNAFIASSTKRSTAKNVSSGQSRDDKNRIRELERELRRKDAALAETAALLVLRKKPQRLLGKRRRGHLTLLPERHLLVGWLNEAISAGARRAPACLEVGISLRTLQRWSLPEEMLADGRTTTVRPTPINALSEFERQAILALCNSKSYAHLPPSQIVPQLADEGRYIASEATFYRVLHAAGQQHHRSRAKRPHRHEAPTTYAAKAANQVWSWDITYLPSPVRGKFYYLYLIEDIYSRKAVGWEVYEAESGEKAAALLQRSVTQEKCWHQPLVLHSDNGAPMKSVTLLTKMYDLGITPSRGRPRVSNDNPYSESLFRTLKYCPQWPQDGFSSLDDARIWVRDFMVWYNTAHRHSQIRFVTPAQRHEGKDREILARRDAVYEQAKEKRPERWTGETRNWNPIGTVYLNPERELTVVVKVA from the exons ATGCCTTTCTACTCAGAAGAACGCAAAGCTGCACTGCTGAAAATGATGTTGCCACCTTTGAGCCTATCGGCGTCGGAGGTTGCGCGCCGCGAAGGTTGCAGCGATATGTCTCTCCATAATTGGCGCAAGCAAGCTGCTTCCAAAGGAACGCAATTGTCCGACACCAAGCAACCCTCCGAGAGTTGGTCAGCTGAATCCAAGATGGCGATCATCATGGAAACAGCCGCCCTGTCGGAACTGGAAATGGGTGAATACTGCCGACGTAAAGGCATTTACCCTGAGCAGATCACCGACTGGCGCAATGCGTTTATTGCCAGCAGCACGAAGCGGTCAACTGCTAAAAACGTGAGTTCCGGGCAGTCACGGGATGATAAGAATCGTATCCGTGAGCTTGAGCGCGAACTGCGCCGCAAGGATGCCGCATTGGCTGAGACAGCGGCATTGCTAGTGCTGCGAAAAAAGC CTCAACGCCTACTGGGGAAGCGACGACGAGGGCACCTGACCTTGTTGCCAGAACGGCATTTACTCGTTGGTTGGCTCAATGAAGCCATCAGTGCGGGCGCCCGCAGGGCGCCTGCTTGTCTGGAAGTTGGCATTTCGCTTCGCACGCTACAACGCTGGAGTTTGCCCGAAGAAATGCTTGCCGATGGACGTACCACGACAGTCAGGCCGACGCCCATAAACGCACTTAGTGAGTTTGAGCGTCAGGCTATCCTGGCGCTGTGCAACAGTAAGTCATACGCGCATCTGCCTCCGAGCCAGATCGTGCCACAGCTGGCTGATGAGGGCCGTTACATAGCGTCTGAAGCGACTTTTTATCGTGTGTTGCATGCCGCAGGTCAGCAGCATCATCGCTCGCGCGCCAAGCGCCCGCATCGTCATGAGGCACCTACCACCTATGCGGCGAAAGCCGCTAATCAGGTGTGGTCGTGGGACATCACCTACCTGCCGTCACCGGTTCGAGGGAAGTTTTACTACCTCTATTTGATCGAGGATATCTACAGCCGCAAGGCTGTGGGTTGGGAAGTTTACGAAGCAGAAAGTGGTGAAAAGGCTGCTGCGTTACTGCAACGAAGCGTGACTCAGGAGAAGTGCTGGCACCAGCCGCTGGTACTTCACTCGGATAACGGTGCGCCGATGAAATCGGTGACGCTGCTGACCAAGATGTACGACCTGGGTATCACGCCCTCTCGTGGCCGACCGCGTGTCAGTAACGACAACCCTTACTCGGAGTCACTGTTCAGGACGCTGAAATACTGCCCGCAGTGGCCGCAAGATGGATTTAGCAGTCTGGATGATGCGCGTATCTGGGTGCGGGATTTTATGGTCTGGTACAACACCGCGCATCGCCATAGCCAAATCCGCTTCGTGACACCGGCCCAACGTCACGAGGGGAAAGACCGGGAGATCCTGGCTCGGCGCGACGCGGTCTATGAGCAGGCTAAAGAAAAAAGACCGGAACGATGGACGGGCGAAACACGCAACTGGAACCCGATAGGGACAGTGTATCTGAATCCTGAAAGGGAGCTGACTGTGGTGGTTAAGGTCGCGTAG
- a CDS encoding IS3 family transposase (programmed frameshift): MTKQRRTFTPEFKREAACLVLDQGYSHNEASRSLGLVESALRRWVNQLQQERGGVTPTSKALTPEQQKIQELEARINRLEREKSIFKKGHRALDGRGTRAFALIDQLRAQEPIDLLCSVFEVTRSCYYAYCRKRRYPDAERVVLRSRVNELFTQSRSAAGSRSIMLMMKEDGMQIGRFKVRELMREMNLISKQPGSHAYKKATVERPDIPNVLDRGFTVASPNKVWCGDITYVWAEGRWHYLAAVIDLCARRVVGWAFSPKPDADLVIKALDMAYEQRGRPQNVLFHSDQGSQYGSRSFRQRLWRYRFTQSMSRRGNCHDNAPMERLFRSLKTEWIPTVGYMSAALAQQDIGRFLMGRYNWRRPHQFNEGLAPAVAEEKLNSVSGIS, translated from the exons ATGACCAAGCAACGTCGTACCTTTACCCCTGAGTTCAAGCGCGAGGCTGCGTGCCTGGTGCTCGACCAAGGCTACAGCCATAACGAGGCATCCCGTTCGCTTGGGCTGGTTGAGTCGGCCTTGCGTCGTTGGGTGAACCAGCTCCAGCAAGAACGTGGCGGCGTCACGCCGACCAGCAAGGCGTTGACACCTGAGCAGCAAAAAATCCAGGAACTCGAAGCCCGTATCAATCGGCTAGAACGAGAGAAATCGATTT TTAAAAAAGGCCACCGCGCTCTTGATGGCCGAGGAACACGAGCGTTCGCGTTAATCGATCAATTGCGGGCTCAAGAGCCGATTGATCTGTTGTGCTCGGTATTTGAAGTAACCCGATCTTGCTACTACGCGTACTGCCGAAAACGCCGGTATCCAGATGCCGAACGGGTGGTTTTGCGCAGCCGCGTGAACGAGCTGTTTACGCAAAGCCGAAGCGCTGCGGGCAGCCGGAGCATCATGCTGATGATGAAAGAGGACGGCATGCAGATCGGGCGATTCAAGGTGCGCGAGTTGATGCGCGAGATGAACCTGATCAGCAAACAGCCCGGTTCGCATGCCTATAAAAAGGCGACCGTGGAGCGACCTGATATTCCGAACGTGCTTGATCGAGGATTCACCGTCGCATCCCCAAACAAGGTCTGGTGCGGTGACATCACATACGTTTGGGCCGAAGGTCGATGGCACTATCTAGCAGCTGTCATCGACCTTTGTGCCCGCCGTGTTGTGGGTTGGGCGTTCTCACCCAAGCCCGACGCCGACCTGGTAATCAAGGCACTGGACATGGCTTACGAGCAGCGTGGCAGGCCGCAAAACGTACTGTTTCATAGCGACCAGGGCAGCCAATATGGCAGCCGAAGTTTCCGCCAAAGACTATGGCGATACCGCTTCACACAGAGCATGAGTCGGCGCGGCAACTGCCACGATAACGCGCCGATGGAGCGGCTGTTTCGCAGTCTGAAAACAGAATGGATACCGACGGTGGGCTACATGAGCGCTGCGCTAGCGCAACAGGATATCGGCCGATTCCTAATGGGGCGATACAACTGGCGGCGACCGCATCAGTTCAACGAAGGGCTAGCGCCTGCGGTCGCTGAGGAAAAACTCAATTCAGTGTCCGGGATCAGTTGA
- a CDS encoding IS3 family transposase (programmed frameshift) yields the protein MTNSNDKGGELLGQERRRRWSTEQKLAMVRESLEPGQSVSVVARRNGINANQLFLWRKLYQDGSLSAVSAGEAVVPASELTDALKQIRELQRMLGKKTMEAEVLKEAVEIARSRKLDCALTLVAGGRPVKLVSECLGVSRSQLTVRIKQSVSPKVRRRRLVNDTELVAEVKRQVSELPSYGYRRVWGLLRREREAQSLAPINVKRVYRVMRDHNLLLERRIKQPGVQRRHEGRIAVTTSDTRWCSDGFEFRCDDGAKLSVTFALDCCDREAISWVASPTGYSGDDIRDLMLESVEKRFGDQLPSTSVQWLSDNGSAYIAEQTRLFARQIGLQPVTTPVRSPQSNGMAESFVKTIKRDYVAHMPKPDRETALRNLTIAFEHYNEQHPHSALKYRSPREFRRLAAASI from the exons ATGACTAACAGCAACGATAAGGGTGGCGAGTTGCTCGGCCAGGAACGCCGGCGCCGCTGGAGTACCGAGCAGAAGTTGGCCATGGTTCGCGAGAGCCTTGAACCCGGACAAAGTGTGTCCGTGGTGGCTCGACGCAACGGCATCAACGCCAACCAGCTGTTCCTGTGGCGCAAGCTGTATCAGGACGGAAGCTTGTCGGCGGTCAGTGCTGGCGAGGCCGTTGTACCTGCGTCGGAACTGACCGACGCGCTCAAGCAGATCCGCGAATTACAACGGATGCTGGGCAAGAAGACGATGGAAGCCGAAGTCCTCAAAGAGGCCGTGGAGATCGCCCGGTCGCGAAAAT TGGATTGCGCACTCACCCTTGTTGCCGGGGGACGACCAGTGAAACTGGTCAGCGAATGTCTCGGTGTGTCGCGCTCGCAATTAACGGTTCGGATCAAGCAATCGGTATCGCCCAAAGTACGGCGACGTCGGCTCGTGAACGATACGGAGTTGGTCGCTGAGGTTAAGCGGCAAGTCAGCGAGTTGCCGAGCTATGGCTACCGTCGTGTTTGGGGGTTGCTGCGCCGCGAGCGTGAAGCCCAGTCACTGGCCCCGATCAATGTGAAGCGGGTTTACCGCGTCATGCGCGATCACAATCTGCTGCTGGAACGCCGCATCAAACAGCCAGGCGTGCAGCGCCGGCATGAAGGCAGGATTGCCGTTACGACCAGCGATACGCGCTGGTGCTCGGACGGCTTCGAGTTTCGCTGCGACGACGGTGCGAAGTTGAGCGTGACTTTTGCCCTGGACTGCTGTGACCGCGAAGCCATCAGCTGGGTCGCCAGCCCGACGGGCTACAGCGGTGACGACATCCGAGACTTGATGCTGGAAAGCGTGGAGAAGCGATTTGGCGATCAACTACCGAGCACGTCCGTCCAATGGTTGAGCGATAACGGTTCGGCCTATATCGCCGAGCAGACGCGTCTGTTTGCTCGCCAGATCGGCTTGCAGCCGGTGACCACACCGGTACGCAGCCCGCAAAGTAACGGCATGGCAGAGAGCTTCGTGAAGACGATCAAGCGTGATTACGTGGCGCACATGCCCAAGCCGGATCGAGAAACAGCGCTGCGCAATCTGACGATTGCCTTCGAGCATTACAACGAGCAGCATCCGCACAGCGCTTTGAAATATCGGTCGCCGCGAGAATTTAGGCGTTTGGCAGCAGCATCAATTTAA
- a CDS encoding metallophosphoesterase: MKVCVLSDLHLEFESFEPTLRDADLVVLAGDIHTKERGVKWANEAFAANVLYVLGNHEFYSGHFDRALEKSKQLAASHVHVMEQDVFIQDGVRFLGCTGWTDFAATGDATAASALARDSMNDFKVIRAGTNYRRLRTDDVAARSRLAKDWLAIELAKPFTGRTVVITHHSPLVEVGGHEHAGHLTAAYCNNWPSLVMQADVWIFGHTHHAIDVEIGGCRMISNPKGYPSEQTGFDACMILEI; the protein is encoded by the coding sequence ATGAAGGTGTGCGTCTTGTCCGATCTGCATCTCGAATTTGAGAGTTTCGAGCCGACCTTACGGGATGCTGATCTTGTTGTATTGGCAGGCGACATCCATACCAAAGAGCGCGGCGTGAAATGGGCGAATGAAGCCTTCGCGGCCAATGTCTTGTACGTCTTGGGCAATCACGAATTCTATAGCGGCCATTTTGACCGGGCTCTGGAAAAGTCCAAGCAGTTGGCAGCGAGTCATGTCCATGTGATGGAACAGGACGTATTCATCCAAGATGGCGTTCGTTTCCTTGGTTGCACAGGATGGACAGACTTCGCTGCCACGGGTGACGCGACAGCTGCTAGTGCGCTCGCAAGGGACTCAATGAATGATTTCAAAGTCATCCGAGCAGGAACGAATTACCGCCGGCTGCGCACAGATGATGTCGCTGCCCGCAGTCGCCTGGCCAAGGACTGGCTTGCCATCGAGTTGGCAAAGCCGTTTACCGGTCGCACGGTCGTGATCACCCACCACTCGCCGCTGGTTGAGGTGGGCGGTCATGAACACGCAGGGCACCTCACAGCTGCTTACTGCAACAATTGGCCCTCACTGGTGATGCAGGCTGATGTCTGGATCTTTGGACACACACACCATGCCATCGACGTCGAAATAGGTGGCTGCCGGATGATATCAAACCCCAAGGGATACCCTTCGGAGCAGACCGGATTTGATGCTTGCATGATTTTGGAGATCTGA
- a CDS encoding HAD family hydrolase: protein MISAVLFDAFGTIVRIRRRTNPYLQLMREGRRQGLSITPESTHFAMTANLPFAGIADHLGIALSASKRMALSEALEKELSSIELYPDSARAIAELQESGILVAVCSNLAQPYGPVIKGLLPHIEYHAFSFELGVTKPDPHIYRFICGQMGVDPGYCFDPEKGQVLMIGDSPKCDRDGPRAVGIMGHLLQRVGHGRITDLNQFVQLVLDRNRAERLGNR, encoded by the coding sequence ATGATTTCGGCGGTCTTGTTCGACGCTTTCGGTACGATTGTCCGTATCCGGCGGCGCACCAATCCCTACCTGCAATTGATGAGGGAAGGGCGCCGGCAGGGCTTGTCTATCACACCTGAAAGTACACATTTCGCGATGACCGCAAACCTTCCGTTTGCCGGGATCGCAGACCACTTGGGGATTGCTCTCTCCGCTTCCAAACGCATGGCGCTAAGCGAGGCGTTGGAGAAGGAGCTTTCCTCGATTGAGCTGTACCCTGACTCTGCCCGGGCGATCGCTGAGCTCCAAGAGTCAGGCATCCTGGTAGCGGTTTGTTCGAACCTAGCTCAGCCATACGGCCCTGTGATCAAAGGGCTGCTCCCGCATATCGAATACCACGCGTTCAGTTTTGAGCTCGGTGTGACCAAGCCAGATCCTCATATCTACCGGTTCATTTGCGGGCAAATGGGGGTCGACCCCGGCTACTGCTTTGATCCGGAGAAAGGCCAGGTATTGATGATTGGTGACTCGCCAAAGTGTGATCGCGACGGGCCGAGGGCTGTTGGAATCATGGGGCATCTTTTGCAACGCGTAGGCCACGGGCGAATTACTGATCTCAACCAGTTCGTGCAGCTAGTACTTGATCGTAATCGAGCTGAGCGTCTGGGCAACAGATGA
- a CDS encoding DEAD/DEAH box helicase, protein MSGIIRPLQIKRLGYRIILFYGNLTGRYEALYDVALHHGLHPVSAVIGNNFPEDDYRSDSFIRQIVGSYVDTFRDQGMVLTEQQEALRTFVQSEYEHSSVVVAPTSYGKSELIIKSVNDNPHSKILILVPSKALLAQTKKRLIYADIEGLGKVISHPEMYVEGRNDRAFVLTQERLSRLLNDHPLLSFDMVFVDEAHNLLQNDRRSELLATMLCILGARNKKTTFKFLTPFLCDELNVRVRFLDMIPTGFRIDEYIKSERFYLRDFRPNKGDGKLKLYDHFLNVWLDIDGKYQNCFELIRRESLNKNIIYGNKKKSIEAFAVGLAATLKPVDCPLIARACDELEDAFDKRYRLISCLRKGVMYHHGSIPDTIRLYLENLFSASEKMRYLVCNSTLLEGVNLPIERLFIFDYTKGQSNLTSSQFKNLIGRVNRFSEVFAPEAQASLKKLESSIYLLGVEGFTSKRANLQSFYQKAVNVSQVDQDSVGNVMLEATTIVDGKISKLYNDAVERLANLHPGLLGDRPCQYVTTELGKLMIANSISELDVFKHEKNIDRRIKNSVKTLGQISDVARLMRAVQKLFIANFEESREHRDLLRLNELPALKFYTMLLDWRLKRYSLKRMLRLTLRYWNKLAEEGVTDHVFVGKWGDSTFGESVYENWVRISQKDDAERINLAIVHLKDEEDFFDNRIFKFVEVLNGVGALEAGFYKRIKYGTDDDLRIKLIRDGFSRGLADLMLADYAEMVSVGSDGEVHVDSRIVRKMMRDKVSDLMIFEAKMSIRV, encoded by the coding sequence GTGTCCGGAATCATTAGACCACTACAGATCAAGCGTCTGGGCTATCGGATCATCCTGTTTTACGGAAACCTCACTGGCCGATACGAAGCCCTCTACGATGTCGCGCTCCACCACGGCTTGCATCCTGTATCAGCCGTGATCGGTAACAACTTTCCAGAGGACGACTACCGCAGCGACTCTTTCATCCGACAGATTGTAGGAAGCTACGTTGACACGTTCCGCGATCAGGGCATGGTACTGACCGAGCAGCAGGAGGCGCTGCGCACGTTTGTCCAGTCCGAGTACGAGCACTCTTCCGTGGTAGTCGCCCCGACGTCGTACGGAAAATCCGAGCTGATCATCAAGTCAGTGAACGATAACCCTCACAGTAAGATCCTGATCTTGGTGCCTTCCAAAGCGCTCCTAGCACAGACCAAGAAGCGCCTCATTTATGCTGATATTGAAGGTTTGGGGAAGGTGATCTCCCATCCTGAGATGTATGTCGAAGGCCGAAACGATCGAGCATTTGTGCTGACCCAAGAGCGCCTGAGCCGGCTGCTGAACGATCACCCCTTGCTAAGCTTCGACATGGTGTTCGTCGATGAGGCGCACAACCTTCTTCAGAATGATCGACGAAGCGAACTGCTGGCGACCATGCTGTGCATTCTGGGAGCGCGCAACAAAAAGACCACGTTCAAGTTCCTCACTCCCTTTCTATGTGACGAGCTCAACGTCAGGGTGCGCTTTCTGGACATGATCCCTACGGGATTCAGGATTGATGAGTACATCAAGTCAGAGCGCTTTTACCTGCGAGATTTCAGGCCAAACAAGGGGGATGGAAAACTCAAGCTGTACGACCATTTCCTCAATGTCTGGCTTGATATTGACGGCAAATACCAAAATTGCTTCGAGCTGATCCGACGCGAGTCGCTCAACAAGAACATCATCTATGGAAACAAGAAGAAGAGCATTGAGGCATTCGCGGTGGGCTTGGCCGCGACACTGAAGCCTGTTGATTGTCCCCTCATTGCGCGTGCATGCGACGAGCTGGAGGATGCTTTTGATAAACGCTATCGCTTGATCTCGTGCCTCAGGAAAGGCGTCATGTATCACCATGGCTCTATCCCGGACACCATCCGTTTATACCTTGAAAATCTCTTCAGCGCCTCGGAGAAAATGAGATACCTGGTGTGTAATTCAACGTTGCTGGAGGGGGTGAATCTACCTATCGAGCGGCTGTTCATCTTTGATTACACAAAAGGGCAAAGCAATCTCACGTCGTCCCAGTTCAAGAACTTGATTGGGCGGGTCAATCGCTTCAGCGAGGTCTTTGCGCCTGAGGCGCAGGCTTCACTGAAGAAGCTGGAGTCCAGCATTTATCTGCTCGGAGTCGAGGGGTTCACCAGTAAGCGGGCAAATCTTCAAAGCTTTTACCAAAAGGCGGTGAACGTCTCGCAGGTTGACCAGGATAGCGTCGGCAATGTGATGCTTGAGGCCACTACCATCGTGGATGGCAAGATTTCGAAACTGTACAACGATGCGGTTGAACGTCTGGCAAATTTGCATCCCGGCTTGCTGGGGGATCGTCCTTGCCAATACGTGACGACCGAGCTTGGAAAGCTGATGATCGCCAACAGCATCAGTGAACTCGATGTTTTCAAGCATGAAAAAAATATTGATCGACGGATCAAGAATTCGGTCAAGACGCTTGGGCAAATCAGCGACGTTGCACGACTGATGCGGGCTGTCCAGAAGCTCTTCATCGCAAACTTCGAAGAGAGCCGAGAGCACCGCGATTTGCTGCGTCTCAACGAGCTCCCGGCGCTTAAGTTCTACACCATGCTTCTGGATTGGAGGTTGAAGCGATACAGCCTCAAGAGAATGCTCCGGCTAACCCTACGGTACTGGAACAAGCTTGCCGAAGAAGGCGTCACCGACCACGTTTTTGTGGGCAAATGGGGCGACTCGACCTTCGGTGAGAGCGTGTACGAGAACTGGGTCAGGATCTCTCAGAAAGATGATGCCGAGCGCATCAACCTGGCTATCGTGCATTTGAAGGACGAAGAGGATTTCTTCGACAACCGGATCTTCAAGTTCGTGGAAGTGCTCAACGGTGTCGGTGCTTTGGAGGCTGGCTTCTATAAGCGGATCAAATACGGTACCGACGATGATCTCAGGATCAAGCTGATTCGGGACGGCTTCAGCCGTGGCCTGGCCGACCTGATGCTCGCAGATTATGCAGAAATGGTCAGCGTGGGATCGGATGGCGAAGTCCACGTCGACTCGCGTATCGTCAGAAAAATGATGAGAGACAAGGTCAGCGATCTGATGATCTTTGAGGCGAAAATGAGCATCCGAGTTTGA
- a CDS encoding DUF2971 domain-containing protein translates to MKAYKYRDPSSRTLEILSNRTIYFPLAAQLNDPLDSQINIDAEYQKVVDMYPPHHSEEYLRKSFLIHILNQHSFMDKHGKEIGLNGALQWYMSTLGIYSLSKIPTDALLWSHYGGSHTGIAIEFDTSLILEKNIFIREDMKYSKLPPYQDLFLDLANRLGEFVKPWESDNRYENDLGDSFYTKQLSELMHANLFVKSEKWKYEEEYRLVSRRTGGHEFPAEALKSITFGIKANLEFIKRVEKILNTADYTHVDVNFVQHRTGSFEFELTKTCNTLMKLDKIT, encoded by the coding sequence TTGAAAGCATACAAATATAGAGATCCATCTAGCAGAACCTTGGAGATACTTTCAAATCGCACAATATATTTCCCGCTTGCAGCCCAACTTAACGACCCTTTAGATTCACAAATAAATATTGATGCCGAATATCAAAAAGTTGTAGACATGTATCCACCACACCATAGTGAAGAATATTTAAGAAAATCTTTTTTGATCCATATTTTGAACCAGCACTCATTTATGGATAAGCACGGAAAAGAAATTGGGCTTAATGGGGCTTTGCAGTGGTACATGTCTACATTGGGAATTTACTCACTATCTAAAATCCCAACAGATGCACTATTATGGTCACATTATGGAGGATCGCATACAGGCATAGCCATTGAATTTGACACAAGCTTAATACTAGAAAAAAATATATTTATCCGTGAGGACATGAAATACTCAAAACTTCCACCCTATCAGGATTTGTTTTTGGATCTAGCAAATAGGCTTGGTGAATTTGTAAAGCCTTGGGAGAGCGACAACCGGTACGAGAACGATTTAGGTGATAGTTTTTATACTAAACAACTATCAGAGCTAATGCACGCCAATCTTTTTGTTAAATCGGAAAAATGGAAGTACGAAGAGGAGTACCGACTAGTTAGTAGGCGAACCGGAGGACATGAATTCCCTGCTGAAGCATTGAAATCGATAACCTTTGGAATCAAGGCAAACTTAGAGTTTATAAAAAGGGTTGAAAAAATACTAAATACTGCCGACTATACACACGTCGATGTGAACTTCGTTCAGCATAGAACCGGTAGTTTTGAATTTGAGCTAACCAAGACATGCAACACGCTCATGAAGCTGGATAAAATCACTTAG
- a CDS encoding DUF6957 family protein, with translation MQDHQVSRMFGPGEIMFGSSLVLEEVIALTRDQFPHQSICVVGNWFWIDLQAPTQVIEQMAAQGQRPVMLLAFDVLFSSSGACRPGEWLRTTPLVAFTDDMFFRTQYTLYVLMGPGRKNTIPLSTVLRLFSSERDGY, from the coding sequence ATGCAGGATCATCAAGTAAGCCGAATGTTTGGCCCAGGCGAGATAATGTTCGGATCCAGCTTAGTTCTGGAGGAAGTCATAGCACTGACGAGGGATCAATTTCCTCATCAAAGTATTTGCGTCGTCGGCAACTGGTTCTGGATCGATTTGCAGGCTCCTACGCAGGTCATTGAACAGATGGCCGCGCAGGGCCAGCGGCCCGTGATGCTGCTCGCGTTTGATGTCCTGTTCAGCAGTTCGGGCGCTTGCCGTCCCGGCGAGTGGCTACGTACTACGCCGCTGGTGGCATTTACTGACGACATGTTTTTTCGAACGCAATACACCCTCTATGTGCTGATGGGGCCAGGTCGAAAAAATACGATCCCGCTCTCCACTGTTCTGCGACTGTTTTCTAGTGAACGCGATGGCTACTGA
- a CDS encoding site-specific integrase, giving the protein MQAMNSLTLVKGEPPRLYETATGIPLDFYNEFTEHLWDEIGISYARNSVITLERGGRALAEFLYETGALSGRLDPATASKTMQLFPSYLIDGADAKDPIVRKAFIRTGRKTISPKSAGPYIAGANLMLRVCSAITFEQAEMSAVLTGQAPLEQVNELPELSPRVRSPQELAQIHANTLQVKPSLGKDAKKTQGGLRTPKNKKKREAKHIGIPHILPMLENAPTRLDGLIWCFGLGSLRVSEAMGIRLEDIDVHKRIIRVEDPQGLRDTTNKESFGFKGRKTAVVTMFEPFQSIFWEKLAEYMAVRPSSDSPWLLLSLDEDTYGVPLCELNANSVNRAVNRSIQATQKKLKFVAPQGNYSSHQFRHLYGVWARNYVVVPGRPKPGLDLPEIQLLMGHADLKSTEIYAADLGIYTLVEVDAANELIYHRGAGESIDYYRGQAYARLSEQLLQQGPEA; this is encoded by the coding sequence ATGCAAGCGATGAATAGCCTCACGCTAGTCAAGGGCGAGCCTCCCAGGCTTTACGAGACAGCTACAGGCATACCGTTGGATTTCTACAACGAGTTCACCGAGCACCTCTGGGACGAGATCGGCATCAGCTACGCGCGTAACTCGGTCATCACCTTGGAGAGGGGTGGGCGCGCGCTTGCCGAATTTCTCTATGAGACCGGTGCCCTTTCTGGCCGACTTGACCCTGCTACTGCATCGAAAACCATGCAGCTTTTTCCATCCTATCTCATCGATGGGGCGGACGCCAAAGACCCGATTGTCCGCAAGGCATTCATTCGAACAGGCCGAAAAACGATCTCCCCCAAGTCTGCGGGCCCATACATCGCAGGCGCCAATCTGATGCTGAGAGTCTGCAGCGCAATCACGTTCGAACAGGCAGAAATGTCCGCCGTCCTAACGGGTCAAGCGCCTCTAGAGCAAGTGAATGAGTTGCCGGAACTCAGTCCCCGGGTGCGCAGCCCTCAGGAATTGGCTCAGATCCACGCCAACACCCTGCAGGTCAAACCCTCTCTTGGCAAAGATGCAAAGAAAACCCAAGGAGGCCTGCGCACGCCCAAGAACAAGAAAAAGCGGGAGGCCAAACATATCGGCATCCCTCACATTCTGCCGATGCTTGAAAACGCCCCGACTCGGCTGGACGGCCTGATCTGGTGCTTTGGACTCGGGAGTTTGAGGGTATCGGAAGCGATGGGGATTCGCCTGGAGGACATAGACGTCCACAAGAGGATCATCCGCGTCGAAGACCCTCAAGGCTTGCGTGACACGACCAACAAGGAAAGCTTCGGCTTCAAGGGCCGCAAGACAGCTGTTGTGACTATGTTCGAGCCGTTCCAGTCGATATTTTGGGAAAAGCTGGCTGAGTACATGGCTGTGCGCCCTTCTTCTGACAGCCCTTGGCTGCTGCTGTCGTTGGATGAAGATACTTACGGGGTACCTCTCTGCGAACTCAATGCCAACAGCGTCAACAGGGCGGTCAATCGCAGCATCCAAGCCACGCAGAAGAAACTGAAGTTCGTAGCGCCTCAAGGAAACTACTCGTCCCACCAATTCCGCCACCTGTACGGCGTGTGGGCACGTAACTATGTGGTGGTGCCAGGCCGACCTAAACCTGGCCTCGACCTGCCTGAGATCCAGTTGTTGATGGGCCATGCTGACCTCAAAAGCACTGAGATCTATGCCGCCGACTTGGGTATTTACACCCTTGTGGAGGTAGATGCTGCAAATGAACTCATCTACCACCGGGGCGCCGGGGAAAGCATTGATTACTACCGTGGCCAAGCCTATGCGCGCCTAAGCGAGCAACTGCTGCAGCAGGGCCCAGAAGCGTGA
- a CDS encoding Cro/Cl family transcriptional regulator: MSLKNEIAATLRAVRQQKQVSYENLGGGSMRTTIGYLERAEAGVTLDKLADIARALDFNLVTLIALCVASQERLQAETILQDATLELQSFLAAGGAELIQSQFEGGKLIQRVAGKPLKSQNRDAVLALKAQGKTPAEVVKNLGLSRTTVNRYWQATSTE; the protein is encoded by the coding sequence ATGTCACTCAAGAACGAGATAGCGGCAACGCTCCGAGCCGTTCGCCAGCAGAAGCAGGTCAGCTATGAGAATCTAGGTGGTGGCTCAATGCGCACGACGATTGGCTATCTTGAGCGAGCAGAAGCCGGCGTTACCCTTGATAAGCTGGCGGACATTGCGCGCGCCTTGGATTTCAATTTGGTCACGCTGATCGCACTTTGCGTCGCCAGCCAGGAGAGACTGCAGGCGGAAACCATTCTCCAAGACGCGACACTCGAACTGCAGAGCTTTCTAGCAGCAGGCGGGGCCGAGCTCATTCAAAGCCAGTTTGAAGGTGGGAAACTAATCCAACGCGTTGCAGGCAAGCCGCTCAAATCCCAAAACCGTGACGCCGTCCTGGCACTCAAGGCCCAGGGTAAGACGCCCGCAGAGGTTGTCAAAAATCTGGGCCTGTCCCGTACAACCGTAAACCGATACTGGCAAGCAACCAGCACCGAATAA